The Arthrobacter sp. OAP107 DNA segment AATCCGGGTGCCGCCGGCGGAACTTCGGAGGGGCGGTGATGGCCGCACACGACGTACGTGAACTCGGGCCACCACTTCTTGGGCCGGGCAGCCTCCTCATAACCGCAGACCGCGCAGACGAGGTGCACCCACACCGGCCTTTTCCCGGTCCGGTTGGCGCGGGACTGGACGAGCCAGGCGGGGGGATTGTCCAGCAGCTCGCCCAGCTCGGCTTCGGTCAGAAGCTTCGGAATGCCGTGGCGCTGGGCCATTTCCAGTGGTACATCCAGGGCAATTGCCGCATCACGTCTGCTGATCATCCAGTCCACGATACGGTAAGTCATGAGCGATGCCAGCCAGACCACCGCGCCCACGCGCCTCCAGCGACAGGTATTGACCGTCGCGATCGTGGCTTCCTTCATGGCGATCCTTGACAGCTTTGTCGTCAGCCTGGCGCTGCCCGCCATCGGCCGGGAACTCGGCGGCGGACTCCGCATCCAGCAGTGGGTGGTGGACGCCTACCTCTTGACGCTGGGCGCACTCATCCTGGCGGCCGGCTCGCTCTCGGACCACTTCGGGCGGGTGCGCGTGCTGCAGTGGGGACTGGGCGGGTTTGCCCTCACCTCGGTTCTCTGCGGAGCAGCCTGGACCGCCGAAATACTGGTGGTCAGCCGGGGGCTGCAGGGAGTGGCCGGAGCGCTCCTCGTGCCCAGCTCGCTGGCGCTGATCGTCAGCCACTTCGACAGCGCCGCCCAGGGGGCGGCCATCGGCAAATGGTCGGCGTGGACAAGCGCCGCCGCCATTGTGGCCCCCTTGATCGGCGGGGTATCGGTGGACCTGCTTTCGTGGCGGGTCATCTTCTTCGTCAACGTCCTGCCGGCGGCGGCCATCTGGCCCGTGTTGGCCAGGCTGCGGAAGGCCGACGGCAACCCGCACGCTGCCGGCCGCATCGACATTGCGGGGGCTCTCCTTGCCGTCGTCGCGCTGGGCGGTCCGGTCTACGCGCTGATTGAACAGGGATCTGCAGGCTGGGGCAGCCCGCAGGTCTGGCTGCCGCTGGCCGCCGGTGCCGCGGCCGCGGTGCTTTTCCTTCTCCATGAATCGCGGACCGCCGCGCCGCTGCTGCCCCTGGGCATGTTCACTGTGCGGAACTTCGGCTGGGGCAACATTGCCACGGCCGCGATCTACGGCGGATTTTCGCTAGGGTTCTTTGCGCTGGGCATCTATATCCAGCAGGTCGGCGGCATGAAGGCGACCACCGCCGGCCTGGCGCTGCTGCCCTCAACGGTGATCCTGATGCTGCTGGCATCCTTCTTCGGCGGCCTCGCGGGCAAGTACGGGCCGCGGTGGTTCATGACTGCCGGGCCGGTGCTGTGTGCGGCCGGCTTCCTGCTCACGCTGTCCGTTGGCGGCTCCCTGAACTACTGGACGCAGGTCCTGCCCGGGCAACTGGTCTTCGGCCTCGGCCTTTCCATGACCGTGGCACCGTTGACGGCGGCCATCCTGGGATCGGTCCCGGAAAGGCAGGCAGGCGTGGGATCCGCGGTGAACAACGCCGTTTCGAGGATCGCCGGCCTGGTCTGCATTGCGTTCGCGGGCTTCATCGTCGGTCCGGAACTGACGACGCCGGGTCTGCACCGCGCGCTGTTGGCGACGGCTGCGCTGTTGCTGCTGGGCGCGGCCAGTTCCGCCGTCGGAATCCGCAACCCCTTGCCGGCTAGCCGCCGCTGACCGCGATTCCTGCCGCGGCCGCAGCCAGCCCGAGCAGCAGGTTGGCGAGGATGTTGGCAGCGGCTGCGAGGTAGCGCCGTTCACTGGCCAGCCGCACCGTGGCGGTGGTCCAGGAACTGAAAGTGGTGAGGCCGCCGGCGAACCCGGTGGCCAGGGCAGCGTGCCACTCGGGGCCGAACACCGCGGTGACGCCGACGGACACGCCGATCACGAATGAGCCGGCCACATTAACCAGCAGTGTTGCCCAGGGCCAGTGCCGCCGCGGCGACGGGAAACCGGCCAGCCAGCCGTCCACGGCGAACCTGAGAAGGGCTCCTGCGATGCCGAACAAACCCACCAGGAGCGCCGTCACGGACGCCCCCCGCCGGTGCCGCCGAGAGCATAAGGAGCGCCGAGCAGCTTGCCGGTCCGCCAGCCCGCGGCCGCGGCCGCGAGGCCCAGTACGACGGACAGCCCCAGAT contains these protein-coding regions:
- a CDS encoding MFS transporter, whose product is MSDASQTTAPTRLQRQVLTVAIVASFMAILDSFVVSLALPAIGRELGGGLRIQQWVVDAYLLTLGALILAAGSLSDHFGRVRVLQWGLGGFALTSVLCGAAWTAEILVVSRGLQGVAGALLVPSSLALIVSHFDSAAQGAAIGKWSAWTSAAAIVAPLIGGVSVDLLSWRVIFFVNVLPAAAIWPVLARLRKADGNPHAAGRIDIAGALLAVVALGGPVYALIEQGSAGWGSPQVWLPLAAGAAAAVLFLLHESRTAAPLLPLGMFTVRNFGWGNIATAAIYGGFSLGFFALGIYIQQVGGMKATTAGLALLPSTVILMLLASFFGGLAGKYGPRWFMTAGPVLCAAGFLLTLSVGGSLNYWTQVLPGQLVFGLGLSMTVAPLTAAILGSVPERQAGVGSAVNNAVSRIAGLVCIAFAGFIVGPELTTPGLHRALLATAALLLLGAASSAVGIRNPLPASRR
- a CDS encoding CrcB family protein, producing the protein MTALLVGLFGIAGALLRFAVDGWLAGFPSPRRHWPWATLLVNVAGSFVIGVSVGVTAVFGPEWHAALATGFAGGLTTFSSWTTATVRLASERRYLAAAANILANLLLGLAAAAAGIAVSGG